The following proteins are encoded in a genomic region of Glycine max cultivar Williams 82 chromosome 18, Glycine_max_v4.0, whole genome shotgun sequence:
- the LOC100789832 gene encoding uncharacterized protein isoform X2 yields MRRLLGKISGFLSNRTMVGVDKTGNKYFTRNEEVDGIVKEKRWVIFKGEEDPTSIPVEWICWLNGQRKKAPTPEEMMELEARRERVRQNVALLKKEEEERITKEGSKGKRVSTGKVSGPDLKSFIQQLPVSSEEVEEPPSAMGGLRNPQESLAEKEKDESESSEPTGSGASFRPGTWQPPT; encoded by the exons atgcgaAGGCTGCTCGGGAAGATTTCTGGGTTCTTGAGCAATCGAACTATGGTGGGAGTGGACAAAACAGGGAACAAATACTTCACCAGAAATGAAGAGGTTGATGGTATCG TGAAAGAGAAAAGATGGGTGATATTTAAAGGAGAGGAGGATCCTACCTCTATCCCAG TTGAATGGATATGTTGGCTGAATGGGCAGCGTAAAAAGGCTCCAACTCCAGAG GAAATGATGGAATTGGAAGCAAGACGTGAACGTGTTAGACAGAATGTTGCTC ttctcaagaaagaagaagaagaaagaataacCAAAGAAGGAAGCAAAGGCAAACGTGTCAGCACTG GAAAAGTCAGTGGTCCAGACTTGAAAAGTTTTATTCAGCAACTCCCAGTTTCTTCAGAAG AGGTTGAAGAACCACCTAGCGCAATGGGTGGCTTAAG GAATCCTCAGGAGAGCTTAgctgagaaagaaaaagatgagtCTGA gTCTTCAGAGCCAACTGGATCTGGTGCATCTTTTAGACCAGGAACTTGGCAACCTCCAACTTGA
- the LOC100789832 gene encoding NADH dehydrogenase [ubiquinone] 1 alpha subcomplex assembly factor 2 isoform X1, producing MRRLLGKISGFLSNRTMVGVDKTGNKYFTRNEEVDGIVKEKRWVIFKGEEDPTSIPVEWICWLNGQRKKAPTPEEMMELEARRERVRQNVALLKKEEEERITKEGSKGKRVSTGKVSGPDLKSFIQQLPVSSEGKEVEEPPSAMGGLRNPQESLAEKEKDESESSEPTGSGASFRPGTWQPPT from the exons atgcgaAGGCTGCTCGGGAAGATTTCTGGGTTCTTGAGCAATCGAACTATGGTGGGAGTGGACAAAACAGGGAACAAATACTTCACCAGAAATGAAGAGGTTGATGGTATCG TGAAAGAGAAAAGATGGGTGATATTTAAAGGAGAGGAGGATCCTACCTCTATCCCAG TTGAATGGATATGTTGGCTGAATGGGCAGCGTAAAAAGGCTCCAACTCCAGAG GAAATGATGGAATTGGAAGCAAGACGTGAACGTGTTAGACAGAATGTTGCTC ttctcaagaaagaagaagaagaaagaataacCAAAGAAGGAAGCAAAGGCAAACGTGTCAGCACTG GAAAAGTCAGTGGTCCAGACTTGAAAAGTTTTATTCAGCAACTCCCAGTTTCTTCAGAAG GTAAAGAGGTTGAAGAACCACCTAGCGCAATGGGTGGCTTAAG GAATCCTCAGGAGAGCTTAgctgagaaagaaaaagatgagtCTGA gTCTTCAGAGCCAACTGGATCTGGTGCATCTTTTAGACCAGGAACTTGGCAACCTCCAACTTGA